One genomic region from Rothia dentocariosa ATCC 17931 encodes:
- the dapC gene encoding succinyldiaminopimelate transaminase, which yields MRAYGLDLPEYPWETLIPYRKLAAEHPGGTIDLSIGTPVDDTPQLIQDALTAASDAPGYPTTHGTVELRQAIVDWFARCRGVTGLSTDQVMPTVGSKELVAWLPFLLGLGTDPGTQERDVVVYPRVAYPTYDIGARFAGAQSVPADSLDELPEDVRRRVRLVWVNSPANPNGVVRDVAELREIVRQARDIGAVVASDECYAELGWGAWDEARGGQRVPSILDPRVCDGDFTGLFAAYSLSKQSNLAGYRAAFIAGDAQLMPNLINSRKHAGMIVPAPVQRALIAALGDEAHVAAQKNKYRARREELLAAITAAGGRVENSEAGLYLWTTFGEDTWASIERLAKLGIVAGPGVFYGEDGAGYVRIALTASDEDIAKASERLTASAGIGNAVRE from the coding sequence ATGCGTGCCTACGGTCTAGATCTACCCGAATACCCCTGGGAAACCCTTATTCCCTACCGCAAACTTGCTGCCGAACATCCGGGTGGGACTATAGACCTCTCCATCGGCACCCCGGTCGATGACACCCCGCAGCTGATTCAGGATGCGCTCACCGCCGCATCCGACGCCCCCGGATACCCGACCACGCACGGAACTGTTGAACTGCGCCAAGCGATCGTGGACTGGTTTGCACGCTGCCGCGGGGTCACCGGGCTAAGCACCGACCAGGTGATGCCTACGGTTGGTTCCAAAGAACTTGTGGCGTGGCTTCCGTTTCTACTGGGACTAGGAACTGACCCCGGCACTCAAGAGCGCGATGTGGTGGTTTACCCACGCGTGGCGTACCCAACCTACGATATAGGGGCGCGCTTCGCTGGCGCGCAGTCCGTGCCCGCAGATTCGCTTGATGAGCTGCCCGAAGATGTGCGCAGGCGTGTGCGGTTGGTGTGGGTGAACTCGCCCGCCAACCCGAACGGCGTGGTGCGTGATGTTGCTGAGCTTCGCGAGATTGTGCGGCAGGCACGCGATATCGGTGCCGTGGTAGCCAGCGACGAATGCTATGCGGAACTCGGCTGGGGCGCGTGGGATGAAGCTCGCGGCGGTCAGCGGGTGCCCTCTATTCTTGATCCCCGCGTATGCGACGGCGACTTTACCGGGCTTTTCGCCGCATATTCGCTCTCAAAACAGTCGAACCTGGCGGGGTACCGTGCCGCGTTTATTGCGGGTGATGCGCAGCTTATGCCTAACCTTATCAACTCCCGCAAGCACGCCGGGATGATTGTTCCCGCACCCGTGCAGCGTGCGCTGATTGCTGCCTTGGGAGATGAAGCCCATGTGGCGGCGCAGAAAAATAAGTACCGCGCGCGCCGGGAAGAGCTTCTCGCAGCTATTACCGCCGCAGGCGGGCGCGTCGAAAACTCTGAGGCTGGGCTGTACCTGTGGACCACTTTCGGTGAGGATACGTGGGCATCTATCGAACGTTTGGCCAAGCTGGGAATCGTTGCGGGACCGGGGGTCTTCTACGGTGAAGACGGCGCCGGGTATGTGCGTATCGCGCTGACCGCATCCGATGAGGATATTGCGAAGGCATCCGAGCGTCTTACGGCGAGCGCTGGGATAGGAAATGCCGTAAGAGAATAA
- a CDS encoding peptidase C15, producing the protein MTKTLLITYFGPFPGVSVNPSGVTARQVADVLANESAVRVITREVPVSYTGSSEALGEMLTDIRPDAVLSLGVAVGRDKVSFEKVAINLDSADIEDNDGVVRVDEAIAPDGREAYFSTLPVRASYERLRGVGLPVEISYTAGTYVCNHVFYEAHRILELQGRRIPAGFVHIPATRVDHEPADAQTTLTAHADAGGVESESVPTLPEAVVARIVAELVRDTLKVM; encoded by the coding sequence ATGACAAAGACCCTTCTCATCACCTATTTCGGCCCGTTTCCCGGCGTGAGCGTGAACCCGAGCGGGGTAACAGCGCGGCAGGTAGCTGATGTACTCGCCAACGAATCTGCGGTACGGGTTATAACCCGTGAGGTTCCGGTGAGCTATACAGGGTCTTCAGAGGCTTTAGGAGAGATGCTGACCGATATTCGCCCGGATGCGGTGCTCAGCCTGGGCGTGGCAGTCGGGCGGGATAAGGTGAGCTTTGAGAAGGTCGCCATCAACCTGGACTCCGCCGATATTGAGGATAATGACGGTGTGGTGCGTGTGGATGAGGCGATCGCCCCGGATGGACGCGAAGCGTATTTTTCGACCCTGCCTGTGCGGGCAAGCTATGAGCGTTTGCGCGGTGTGGGGCTACCGGTTGAGATTTCGTACACCGCCGGAACCTATGTGTGCAACCACGTATTTTATGAGGCACACCGTATTCTGGAACTCCAGGGGCGGCGGATTCCTGCGGGGTTTGTGCATATTCCCGCCACGCGAGTCGATCACGAACCTGCTGACGCACAGACAACGCTCACTGCGCATGCCGATGCTGGGGGAGTAGAGAGCGAATCGGTGCCGACTCTGCCTGAGGCAGTGGTTGCGCGCATCGTGGCGGAGCTGGTGCGCGACACCCTCAAGGTTATGTAG
- a CDS encoding TIGR00730 family Rossman fold protein encodes MRDSFNLAVYCGATMGNDPDFAACARELGTLCAKRGVGVVYGGGRTGLMGTVAGATLDAGGKVYGVVTHQLVEWEGVYPGQTTLDIVDTMHQRKIAMINKADAFVAMPGGPGTLEEFFEVFSWQFLKIHTKPVALLNVNGYWDKLVEAMQYMASTELLRPSYLERLIVVDTPEELMKVLGK; translated from the coding sequence ATGAGAGATAGTTTTAACCTTGCCGTGTATTGCGGCGCTACTATGGGCAATGACCCCGATTTTGCCGCCTGCGCCCGTGAGTTGGGAACCCTATGCGCAAAACGTGGCGTGGGGGTAGTTTATGGAGGCGGACGCACCGGTCTGATGGGAACCGTCGCGGGCGCGACCCTGGATGCGGGCGGCAAAGTCTACGGCGTGGTCACCCACCAGCTCGTGGAGTGGGAGGGTGTGTACCCCGGGCAGACAACCCTCGATATTGTCGATACCATGCATCAGCGTAAGATCGCCATGATTAATAAGGCCGACGCCTTCGTTGCGATGCCCGGCGGCCCCGGAACCTTGGAAGAATTCTTCGAGGTTTTCAGCTGGCAATTCCTCAAGATTCACACGAAGCCTGTGGCGCTCCTGAATGTTAATGGGTACTGGGATAAGCTCGTTGAGGCGATGCAATATATGGCCAGCACCGAGCTTTTGCGCCCTTCATACCTGGAACGTTTGATTGTTGTTGACACTCCCGAAGAACTTATGAAGGTTCTTGGGAAATAG
- the fdxA gene encoding ferredoxin codes for MTYVIALPCVDVKDRACVEECPVDCIYEGDRTLYIHPDECVDCGACEPVCPVEAIYYEDDVPEEWSEYITANAEFFDDLGSPGGAAKMGPTGKDVPFIAALPPQGE; via the coding sequence ATGACTTACGTAATTGCACTGCCCTGCGTAGACGTGAAAGATCGCGCCTGCGTTGAGGAATGCCCCGTTGACTGCATCTACGAGGGTGACCGCACACTGTATATCCACCCCGATGAATGCGTGGACTGCGGAGCCTGCGAACCCGTTTGCCCCGTCGAGGCTATCTACTATGAAGATGACGTACCCGAAGAATGGTCCGAATACATTACCGCCAACGCCGAATTCTTCGACGACCTCGGCTCACCCGGCGGCGCCGCAAAGATGGGACCAACCGGTAAAGACGTCCCCTTCATCGCCGCCCTTCCGCCGCAGGGGGAGTAG
- a CDS encoding NUDIX domain-containing protein, whose translation MSVQQNLYLVISRRGETLINRDGTVHYLPEAPQNTIIETSLEPKFRKPSDREGTDYCAAYLEDEELLALAEDLSRANADAPITASQNGFRFYPVHKDSAGRARYAAALAKRDYLLEMEYSAYSGDPALIDRERQVRRTASGELVFPRIEPAVMALVLSRDGERVLLANNRLWHENRFALIAGFVDPGENLEQAVAREVYEETGLQALNLDYRMSDVWPFPRSLMICYRVTVDDTQPVEHLDGEIRAARWFTAPELAQAIAESEAIRQKQGVPKLELPGTNAVARRMLDDWLHEKNAGR comes from the coding sequence ATGAGCGTGCAGCAGAATCTTTACCTGGTTATTTCTCGACGTGGAGAAACCCTTATAAACCGTGACGGAACCGTTCATTACCTGCCCGAAGCGCCACAAAACACCATCATCGAAACCAGCCTGGAACCTAAATTTAGAAAGCCCTCCGACCGGGAAGGCACCGATTATTGTGCAGCCTACCTGGAGGATGAAGAACTGCTCGCGCTCGCAGAAGATCTCTCCCGCGCTAACGCGGATGCGCCCATCACCGCATCGCAGAACGGGTTCCGCTTCTACCCCGTGCACAAAGACTCCGCCGGGCGAGCCCGCTACGCCGCCGCCCTTGCCAAGCGCGACTACCTTCTTGAAATGGAGTATTCCGCGTATTCGGGAGATCCCGCCCTGATCGACAGGGAACGCCAGGTGCGGCGCACCGCATCCGGCGAGCTCGTATTCCCGCGCATCGAACCGGCGGTTATGGCGCTCGTCCTCAGCCGCGACGGCGAACGGGTACTCTTGGCGAATAATCGGCTCTGGCACGAAAACCGCTTCGCCCTCATCGCCGGGTTCGTGGACCCCGGCGAGAACCTCGAACAGGCAGTAGCCCGCGAAGTCTACGAAGAAACCGGGCTGCAGGCTCTCAACCTTGACTACCGCATGAGCGATGTATGGCCCTTCCCGCGCTCGCTCATGATCTGCTACCGGGTGACGGTCGATGACACCCAGCCCGTGGAACATCTAGACGGAGAAATCCGGGCCGCACGCTGGTTCACCGCGCCCGAGTTGGCGCAGGCTATCGCCGAATCTGAAGCTATACGCCAGAAACAGGGAGTGCCCAAACTGGAGCTGCCCGGCACGAATGCGGTTGCCCGCCGCATGCTGGATGACTGGCTGCACGAGAAAAATGCCGGGCGCTGA
- a CDS encoding SGNH hydrolase domain-containing protein translates to MHESLNTSCAVKQNGDDSAPLTIVVGSSHALQMTAAFEPIAQRTGTNQMNLLETGCPYPFAAPEGYLNDRKKRCIAFSQNATEEILRLKPTTVVIIATTTDTSADAETADPNLDETLRVFTDAGIQVIGLRDNPRFAQDMYVCAIRAQGDKSSCSEPIEQKYGDNPAAPIFEKYADRGAYLLDLKDIYCPDGLCRSVIGNVYVYADTNHLTKAFEHTLAETIYERALAAGWKPEGYPGS, encoded by the coding sequence GTGCATGAATCTCTGAATACATCCTGCGCCGTCAAACAGAACGGGGACGATTCGGCACCGCTCACCATTGTTGTTGGCAGCTCGCACGCATTACAGATGACGGCTGCGTTCGAGCCTATCGCCCAGCGCACCGGCACCAATCAGATGAACCTTCTAGAGACAGGATGCCCCTACCCGTTCGCAGCCCCCGAGGGCTACCTCAACGACCGTAAGAAACGCTGCATAGCGTTCTCACAGAACGCCACGGAAGAAATTCTGCGCCTTAAGCCGACGACCGTAGTGATTATCGCAACCACAACCGACACAAGCGCTGACGCCGAGACCGCAGACCCCAACCTCGACGAAACCCTGCGCGTCTTCACCGATGCGGGCATCCAGGTGATCGGTCTGCGCGATAACCCGCGATTTGCCCAAGATATGTATGTGTGCGCAATTAGGGCTCAGGGGGATAAGAGCAGCTGTTCTGAACCCATTGAGCAGAAATATGGTGATAATCCCGCCGCACCAATTTTCGAGAAATATGCAGACCGTGGAGCCTATCTGCTCGATTTGAAGGATATCTACTGCCCTGACGGTCTATGCCGCTCGGTTATCGGCAACGTATATGTGTACGCGGATACTAACCACCTCACCAAAGCCTTCGAACATACCCTCGCAGAGACAATATATGAGCGTGCCCTCGCCGCAGGCTGGAAGCCGGAAGGATACCCAGGGTCATAA
- a CDS encoding PIG-L family deacetylase, with protein sequence MPETSAPQYPAQGEHLMKNAKRDLLPSGYTPSEAVMLFVHAHPDDETTATGATMAYYAKKGAKVHLLTLTRGEMGEVIPPKLQHLEVGKPGNSDNGEALGEYRTVELNNATAKLGVRKRFFLGEEPATAPGALNIYRDSGMAWGKDGKPVANPKASEDSLTAQPIAPQAEAIANAIRDIKPDVLITYDLDGGYGHPDHVRTHQAVLEALKILGDSNDRPILTWGIEGEFSEQDARQQCAITGSVEAKREAMKAHGTQIVVTGDTTFEFSNKVEQKISAVETYRLLDGNAQRKIPETPTQAGIVSLLITCILLGTLAGIAGSIYHAWVMYTGETPLPVGLVFGFATVFFASLWASLALCRGGATVITGAFAFLVIYALAFMRPDSPFVLVNPDYPPIGLYGTLWLLGTPVISLLAFFVFTRTKEGNAFYNTPRQVHLRHRRAEEKARRAQTLNNSSRTAP encoded by the coding sequence ATGCCTGAAACTTCCGCGCCGCAGTACCCCGCCCAGGGGGAACACCTGATGAAAAACGCGAAACGCGACCTACTGCCGAGCGGCTACACGCCCTCCGAGGCAGTGATGTTGTTCGTACACGCGCATCCAGACGACGAGACCACGGCAACAGGCGCAACGATGGCGTACTACGCCAAGAAGGGTGCCAAGGTGCATTTGCTGACCCTCACCCGAGGCGAAATGGGAGAAGTCATTCCGCCGAAGCTGCAGCATCTTGAAGTGGGCAAACCCGGCAACAGCGACAACGGCGAGGCACTGGGGGAGTACCGAACCGTTGAGCTCAACAACGCGACGGCAAAGCTGGGTGTGCGCAAGCGTTTCTTCCTGGGAGAGGAACCCGCCACGGCGCCGGGCGCGCTCAACATCTACCGTGATTCCGGCATGGCGTGGGGCAAAGACGGTAAACCGGTGGCGAACCCGAAGGCGAGTGAAGATTCCTTGACCGCCCAGCCGATCGCCCCGCAGGCCGAGGCTATTGCTAATGCCATTCGCGATATTAAGCCCGATGTTCTGATCACCTATGACCTCGACGGTGGCTACGGGCACCCCGACCATGTGCGCACTCACCAGGCTGTGCTTGAAGCACTCAAAATCTTGGGCGATAGTAACGACCGCCCCATACTGACCTGGGGCATTGAAGGAGAATTCTCAGAGCAGGATGCGCGCCAACAATGCGCTATCACCGGCTCAGTCGAGGCCAAACGTGAAGCGATGAAAGCCCACGGAACGCAGATCGTGGTAACCGGGGACACCACCTTTGAATTCTCAAACAAGGTAGAGCAGAAAATTTCGGCGGTTGAAACCTACCGCCTGCTCGACGGTAACGCACAGCGCAAAATTCCCGAAACCCCCACGCAGGCAGGCATCGTATCGCTTCTGATAACGTGCATTCTTCTGGGAACCCTCGCAGGTATTGCGGGCTCAATCTACCACGCCTGGGTCATGTATACGGGCGAAACTCCGCTTCCTGTCGGGCTCGTGTTCGGCTTCGCCACCGTATTTTTTGCATCGCTGTGGGCTTCCCTCGCGCTATGTCGCGGCGGGGCAACGGTTATCACCGGTGCCTTCGCATTCCTGGTGATATATGCGCTTGCCTTTATGCGCCCGGATTCGCCCTTCGTACTGGTAAACCCGGACTACCCGCCGATTGGTTTATACGGCACACTATGGCTTTTGGGTACGCCCGTTATCTCTCTGCTTGCCTTTTTCGTCTTTACCCGTACCAAAGAAGGAAACGCCTTCTATAACACCCCGCGGCAGGTCCATTTGCGCCATCGCAGGGCCGAAGAGAAAGCGCGCCGAGCTCAAACGCTTAATAATTCTTCGCGCACTGCACCATAA
- a CDS encoding acyltransferase family protein, whose amino-acid sequence MPINPLRGIRVPVAEHTPPYESFLESRGFRPEIQGLRAFAVLLVMLYHVWIGKVSGGVDVFLFISAFLLSLSFMRKINEGKALNLLAYWTHVFARLLPAAAVVIVLTLAASLAILPALYWNARAVDAQASLFYYQNWNLANGAVNYFAQGISDKSPFQHFWSLSIQGQIFLLWPVLFAVAAFLVHRVRFKPVPAAVTVFGTVFMTSFAFSIWETKQISAYAYFDTRTRLWEFAIGTLLAVMTLKWKPRHVRTRVVMGWVGALGLVTCGAVLPVERTFPGYLALWPVLSGALVMIAGRTDHKFAIDRLLVSTPLQSLGNISYALYLVHWPLLVLYSAAVNKPRVNFLEGTVIIAVSIGLAWVLSTYIEKPLRSRSSVFLDKTVSKLRVTTIFTPTLWVNQLAYVLVILLVIGAPVLSVRAWAQQRDITVIQNTEELVKNDEATYPGARAVGTDQMSRVSKPIPQDIPIYGMLADWGGDAPHPLPPCMNL is encoded by the coding sequence ATGCCTATAAACCCGCTGCGGGGAATTCGTGTACCCGTTGCAGAGCACACCCCGCCGTATGAATCGTTTCTGGAATCTCGCGGATTCCGCCCCGAAATTCAGGGTTTGCGCGCCTTCGCCGTGCTTCTCGTGATGCTTTACCATGTGTGGATTGGCAAAGTTTCCGGTGGTGTGGATGTTTTCCTCTTCATTTCGGCTTTCTTGCTTTCGCTCTCGTTCATGCGGAAAATCAACGAGGGCAAAGCGCTGAACCTACTGGCCTACTGGACTCATGTGTTCGCGCGCCTGTTACCTGCCGCAGCCGTGGTGATCGTGCTGACTCTTGCGGCTTCCTTAGCTATCTTGCCAGCGCTGTATTGGAACGCGCGCGCCGTTGATGCCCAAGCCTCGCTGTTTTACTACCAGAACTGGAACCTGGCGAATGGTGCGGTCAATTATTTTGCTCAGGGTATAAGCGATAAATCGCCCTTCCAGCATTTCTGGTCGCTCTCGATTCAGGGACAAATTTTCCTGCTCTGGCCGGTACTTTTCGCGGTGGCTGCGTTTCTTGTGCATCGGGTACGTTTCAAGCCCGTACCCGCGGCGGTAACGGTATTCGGCACTGTATTCATGACCTCGTTTGCTTTCTCAATCTGGGAGACAAAGCAGATTTCCGCCTACGCATATTTTGATACCCGCACCCGCCTGTGGGAGTTTGCGATTGGTACCCTGCTTGCGGTGATGACGCTGAAATGGAAGCCTCGCCATGTGAGAACCCGCGTGGTGATGGGATGGGTGGGCGCCCTGGGACTAGTAACCTGCGGCGCTGTTTTACCGGTTGAACGAACCTTCCCCGGCTACCTGGCGCTGTGGCCCGTGCTCTCCGGCGCGCTGGTGATGATCGCCGGGCGTACCGACCATAAATTCGCGATCGACCGTCTGCTAGTCTCCACGCCGCTGCAAAGCTTGGGCAATATTTCTTACGCCCTGTACCTGGTGCACTGGCCCCTGCTCGTGCTCTACAGTGCTGCGGTTAATAAACCTCGCGTGAATTTTCTGGAAGGCACGGTGATTATCGCCGTTTCAATCGGTTTGGCATGGGTTTTGAGCACCTATATCGAGAAGCCGCTGCGCAGCCGATCCAGCGTATTTCTTGATAAAACGGTCTCGAAACTGCGCGTGACCACGATTTTCACCCCCACTCTCTGGGTGAATCAGCTCGCCTATGTACTCGTGATTCTGCTGGTGATCGGAGCGCCCGTTCTGAGCGTTCGCGCCTGGGCACAGCAACGCGATATAACCGTGATCCAGAATACTGAAGAGCTAGTGAAAAATGATGAGGCAACATATCCAGGCGCCCGAGCAGTCGGCACGGACCAAATGTCGCGCGTATCAAAGCCTATTCCGCAGGATATCCCCATCTACGGCATGCTCGCTGACTGGGGAGGGGATGCCCCGCACCCTTTACCCCCGTGCATGAATCTCTGA
- the typA gene encoding translational GTPase TypA: MSENTASRPDLRNVAIVAHVDHGKTTIVDAMLKQTHAFSAHADVEDRVMDSGDLEKEKGITILAKNTTVFYDGPSANGETITINVIDTPGHADFGGEVERGLSMVDGVVLLVDASEGPLPQTRFVLRKALAAKLPVILVVNKVDRSDARIDEVVSETMDLLLGLASDLSEEVPDLDLDSVLDVPVVYASGKAGAASLNQPADGALPDNDDLEPLFKTIIEHVPAPTYNPDEVLQAHVTNLDSSPFLGRLALVRIFNGTLKKGQTVAWARQDGDIKNVRISELLATKALERVPAEEAGPGEIVAVAGIEDITIGETLTDAENPKPLPLIKVDDPAISMTIGINTSPMAGRVKGAKVTARQVKDRLDRELIGNVSIKVLPTQRPDAWEVQGRGELALAILVEQMRREGFELTVGKPQVVTKTIDGKLYEPMEHMIIDVPEEHLGAVTQLMAARKGRMENMSNHGTGWVRMEFAVPARGLIGFRTQFLTETRGAGISSSYSIDPEPWAGDIEYRTNGSMIADRAGVVTPYAMINLQERGTFFVEPTSEVYEGMVVGMNSRADDMEVNITKEKKLTNMRSSTADSFENLTPPKKLTLEECLEFAREDECVEVTPEAIRIRKVILDANERVREFRRRARAN; the protein is encoded by the coding sequence ATGTCTGAAAACACCGCTTCGCGCCCTGATTTGCGCAACGTGGCGATCGTGGCACACGTTGACCACGGCAAAACCACCATCGTGGATGCGATGCTCAAGCAGACCCACGCGTTCTCGGCGCACGCAGACGTCGAAGACCGCGTGATGGACTCCGGCGACCTTGAAAAGGAAAAAGGCATTACCATCCTCGCGAAGAACACCACCGTGTTCTACGATGGACCCTCCGCGAACGGTGAAACCATCACCATTAACGTGATTGATACCCCCGGACACGCCGACTTCGGCGGCGAAGTCGAACGCGGCTTGTCTATGGTCGATGGCGTGGTGCTGCTCGTGGACGCCTCCGAAGGTCCGCTGCCGCAGACCCGCTTCGTGCTGCGCAAGGCACTCGCCGCGAAGCTGCCCGTCATTTTGGTGGTGAACAAGGTGGACCGCTCGGATGCGCGCATCGACGAGGTCGTCAGCGAAACCATGGATTTGCTGCTCGGCTTGGCATCGGACCTGTCCGAGGAGGTGCCCGACCTTGACCTCGACAGCGTGCTCGATGTGCCGGTCGTCTATGCTTCCGGCAAAGCCGGTGCCGCATCGCTGAACCAACCCGCCGACGGCGCCCTGCCCGATAATGACGATTTGGAACCGCTGTTTAAGACCATTATCGAGCATGTGCCCGCCCCCACCTACAACCCTGATGAGGTGCTGCAGGCGCATGTGACCAACCTTGACTCTTCGCCGTTCCTGGGCCGTCTGGCGCTCGTGCGTATCTTCAACGGCACCCTCAAGAAAGGGCAGACCGTCGCTTGGGCACGTCAAGATGGCGATATTAAGAACGTGCGTATCTCCGAGCTGTTGGCAACCAAGGCGCTCGAACGTGTTCCCGCCGAAGAAGCAGGCCCCGGCGAAATCGTGGCGGTCGCCGGTATCGAAGACATTACCATTGGTGAAACCCTGACCGATGCCGAAAACCCCAAGCCTCTGCCGCTTATTAAGGTGGACGACCCGGCGATCTCCATGACCATCGGTATTAACACCTCTCCGATGGCGGGCCGGGTCAAGGGCGCGAAGGTGACCGCACGCCAGGTCAAGGACCGTCTTGACCGCGAGCTTATCGGTAACGTCTCCATCAAGGTTCTGCCCACCCAGCGCCCGGATGCTTGGGAAGTTCAGGGCCGCGGCGAACTCGCCCTCGCTATTTTGGTGGAGCAGATGCGCCGCGAGGGCTTCGAACTGACCGTGGGTAAACCGCAGGTAGTCACCAAAACCATCGACGGCAAACTGTACGAGCCGATGGAACACATGATTATTGATGTGCCCGAAGAGCACCTGGGTGCCGTAACCCAGCTGATGGCGGCACGTAAGGGGCGCATGGAGAACATGTCGAACCATGGCACCGGCTGGGTGCGCATGGAATTCGCGGTACCCGCGCGCGGCCTGATCGGCTTCCGCACTCAGTTCCTCACCGAAACCCGCGGCGCCGGTATCTCGTCGTCGTACTCGATAGACCCCGAACCCTGGGCTGGCGATATTGAGTACCGCACCAACGGTTCGATGATCGCCGACCGTGCCGGTGTGGTTACCCCTTACGCCATGATTAACCTGCAGGAACGCGGCACCTTCTTCGTGGAACCGACCTCCGAAGTATACGAGGGTATGGTCGTGGGCATGAACTCCCGTGCGGACGATATGGAAGTGAATATCACCAAGGAAAAGAAGCTGACCAATATGCGTTCCTCCACCGCAGACAGCTTCGAAAACCTGACCCCGCCCAAGAAACTCACGCTGGAAGAATGCCTCGAATTCGCCCGCGAAGACGAATGCGTGGAGGTCACCCCCGAAGCTATTCGCATCCGCAAGGTTATTCTGGATGCGAACGAGCGCGTGCGTGAATTCCGCCGCCGTGCCCGCGCCAACTAG
- the pgi gene encoding glucose-6-phosphate isomerase: protein MTITNPTTTSAWSALTQHKASLTPNLRAWFEQDPSRAQKLSFDAADLHVDLSKNLVTEETVQLLLKLAEEVNLAERRDAMFTGEHINVTEDRAVLHTALRRPKGYSPALVVDGQDVDSDVHAVLNKIYAFADRVRSGEWTGVSGKRIETVVNIGIGGSDLGPVMVYEALKPYADAGISARFISNIDPTDVAEKVSDLNPETTLFIVASKTFGTLETLTNARVARDWLLTALGEANALQGKTAEEAVAKHFIAVSTALDKVAAFGIDPENAFGFWDWVGGRYSVDSAIGTSLAIVFGPKVFEEFLAGFHAMDEHFRTAPFEKNVPVLMGLLNVWYVNFLGAETHAVLPYDQYLHRFPAYLQQLTMESNGKSVRADGSFVDYSTGEVFWGEPGTNGQHAFYQLLHQGTRLIPADFLAFANPAHPTKDGEQDVHELFLANFFAQTQALAFGKTEDEVRAEGTAEHVVNARIFSGNRPSTSIMASRLTPRVLGELIALYEHITFVQGIVWGIDSFDQWGVELGKKLALDLVPAIKGDREVLARQDSSTASLIDYYLKHRK, encoded by the coding sequence ATGACTATTACGAACCCGACGACCACCAGCGCGTGGTCAGCACTAACCCAGCACAAAGCATCGCTCACTCCGAATCTGCGAGCCTGGTTCGAGCAGGATCCTTCCCGCGCCCAGAAACTTAGTTTTGATGCCGCAGACCTGCACGTAGACCTCTCGAAGAACCTCGTCACCGAAGAGACCGTGCAGCTTTTGCTCAAACTCGCCGAAGAGGTGAACCTCGCCGAACGCCGCGATGCTATGTTCACTGGCGAACACATTAACGTGACCGAGGACCGCGCGGTTCTGCACACCGCGCTGCGCCGCCCCAAAGGCTACTCCCCCGCCCTCGTTGTTGATGGGCAGGATGTCGATAGCGATGTTCACGCCGTTCTGAACAAGATCTACGCTTTTGCCGATCGTGTGCGTTCAGGCGAGTGGACCGGTGTGAGCGGCAAGCGCATCGAGACCGTGGTGAATATTGGTATTGGCGGTTCTGACCTTGGTCCCGTGATGGTGTACGAGGCGCTTAAGCCTTACGCCGATGCCGGGATTTCCGCACGGTTCATCTCAAATATCGACCCGACCGATGTTGCCGAAAAAGTTTCTGATCTTAACCCCGAAACTACTCTGTTCATCGTCGCTTCGAAGACCTTCGGTACCCTAGAAACCCTGACCAACGCTCGTGTGGCACGCGATTGGCTGCTCACCGCGCTTGGCGAGGCGAACGCCCTGCAGGGAAAAACCGCAGAGGAAGCCGTGGCTAAGCACTTTATCGCCGTTTCAACCGCGCTCGATAAGGTTGCTGCCTTCGGCATTGACCCCGAAAATGCTTTTGGTTTCTGGGACTGGGTTGGCGGTCGCTACTCCGTAGACTCGGCGATCGGCACCTCGCTGGCAATCGTCTTCGGCCCGAAGGTTTTCGAGGAATTCCTCGCGGGCTTCCACGCCATGGACGAGCACTTCCGCACCGCCCCCTTTGAAAAGAACGTGCCCGTACTCATGGGCTTGCTTAACGTATGGTACGTGAACTTCTTGGGTGCCGAAACCCATGCGGTTCTACCCTACGACCAATATCTGCACCGTTTCCCCGCCTATCTGCAGCAGCTCACCATGGAGTCCAACGGCAAATCCGTACGCGCCGACGGTTCCTTCGTGGACTACTCCACGGGCGAGGTTTTCTGGGGCGAGCCCGGCACCAACGGTCAGCACGCTTTCTACCAGCTGCTCCACCAGGGCACCCGCCTTATCCCTGCGGACTTCCTGGCCTTCGCCAACCCGGCTCACCCCACCAAGGATGGCGAGCAGGATGTGCACGAGCTCTTCCTCGCAAACTTCTTTGCACAGACTCAGGCGCTTGCCTTCGGCAAGACCGAGGATGAGGTACGCGCCGAAGGTACCGCCGAGCATGTGGTAAACGCCCGTATCTTCAGCGGCAACCGTCCTTCGACCTCTATCATGGCCTCCCGCCTGACCCCGCGTGTGTTGGGCGAGCTGATTGCCCTCTATGAGCACATCACCTTTGTGCAGGGTATCGTGTGGGGTATCGATTCCTTCGACCAGTGGGGCGTCGAACTCGGCAAGAAGCTGGCGCTCGATCTGGTGCCCGCTATCAAGGGCGACCGCGAGGTTCTGGCACGCCAGGATTCTTCGACCGCATCCCTGATCGACTACTACCTTAAGCACCGCAAGTAG